NNNNNNNNNNNNNNNNNNNNNNNNNNNNNNNNNNNNNNNNNNNNNNNNNNNNNNNNNNNNNNNNNNNNNNNNNNNNNNNNNNNNNNNNNNNNNNNNNNNNNNNNNNNNNNNNNNNNNNNNNNNNNNNNNNNNNNNNNNNNNNNNNNNNNNNNNNNNNNNNNNNNNNNNNNNNNNNNNNNNNNNNNNNNNNNNNNNNNNNNNNNNNNNNNNNNNNNNNNNNNNNNNNNNNNNNNNNNNNNNNNNNNNNNNNNNNNNNNNNNNNNNNNNNNNNNNNNNNNNNNNNNNNNNNNNNNNNNNNNNNNNNNNNNNNNNNNNNNNNNNNNNNNNNNNNNNNNNNNNNNNNNNNNNNNNNNNNNNNNNNNNNNNNNNNNNNNNNNNNNNNNNNNNNNNNNNNNNNNNNNNNNNNNNNNNNNNNNNNNNNNNNNNNNNNNNNNNNNNNNNNNNNNNNNNNNNNNNNNNNNNNNNNNNNNNNNNNNNNNNNNNNNNNNNNNNNNNNNNNNNNNNNNNNNNNNNNNNNNNNNNNNNNNNNNNNNNNNNNNNNNNNNNNNNNNNNNNNNNNNNNNNNNNNNNNNNNNNNNNNNNNNNNNNNNNNNNNNNNNNNNNNNNNNNNNNNNNNNNNNNNNNNNNNNNNNNNNNNNNNNNNNNNNNNNNNNNNNNNNNNNNNNNNNNNNNNNNNNNNNNNNNNNNNNNNNNNNNNNNNNNNNNNNNNNNNNNNNNNNNNNNNNNNNNNNNNNNNNNNNNNNNNNNNNNNNNNNNNNNNNNNNNNNNNNNNNNNNNNNNNNNNNNNNNNNNNNNNNNNNNNNNNNNNNNNNNNNNNNNNNNNNNNNNNNNNNNNNNNNNNNNNNNNNNNNNNNNNNNNNNNNNNNNNNNNNNNNNNNNNNNNNNNNNNNNNNNNNNNNNNNNNNNNNNNNNNNNNNNNNNNNNNNNNNNNNNNNNNNNNNNNNNNNNNNNNNNNNNNNNNNNNNNNNNNNNNNNNNNNNNNNNNNNNNNNNNNNNNNNNNNNNNNNNNNNNNNNNNNNNNNNNNNNNNNNNNNNNNNNNNNNNNNNNNNNNNNNNNNNNNNNNNNNNNNNNNNNNNNNNNNNNNNNNNNNNNNNNNNNNNNNNNNNNNNNNNNNNNNNNNNNNNNNNNNNNNNNNNNNNNNNNNNNNNNNNNNNNNNNNNNNNNNNNNNNNNNNNNNNNNNNNNNNNNNNNNNNNNNNNNNNNNNNNNNNNNNNNNNNNNNNNNNNNNNNNNNNNNNNNNNNNNNNNNNNNNNNNNNNNNNNNNNNNNNNNNNNNNNNNNNNNNNNNNNNNNNNNNNNNNNNNNNNNNNNNNNNNNNNNNNNNNNNNNNNNNNNNNNNNNNNNNNNNNNNNNNNNNNNNNNNNNNNNNNNNNNNNNNNNNNNNNNNNNNNNNNNNNNNNNNNNNNNNNNNNNNNNNNNNNNNNNNNNNNNNNNNNNNNNNNNNNNNNNNNNNNNNNNNNNNNNNNNNNNNNNNNNNNNNNNNNNNNNNNNNNNNNNNNNNNNNNNNNNNNNNNNNNNNNNNNNNNNNNNNNNNNNNNNNNNNNNNNNNNNNNNNNNNNNNNNNNNNNNNNNNNNNNNNNNNNNNNNNNNNNNNNNNNNNNNNNNNNNNNNNNNNNNNNNNNNNNNNNNNNNNNNNNNNNNNNNNNNNNNNNNNNNNNNNNNNNNNNNNNNNNNNNNNNNNNNNNNNNNNNNNNNNNNNNNNNNNNNNNNNNNNNNNNNNNNNNNNNNNNNNNNNNNNNNNNNNNNNNNNNNNNNNNNNNNNNNNNNNNNNNNNNNNNNNNNNNNNNNNNNNNNNNNNNNNNNNNNNNNNNNNNNNNNNNNNNNNNNNNNNNNNNNNNNNNNNNNNNNNNNNNNNNNNNNNNNNNNNNNNNNNNNNNNNNNNNNNNNNNNNNNNNNNNNNNNNNNNNNNNNNNNNNNNNNNNNNNNNNNNNNNNNNNNNNNNNNNNNNNNNNNNNNNNNNNNNNNNNNNNNNNNNNNNNNNNNNNNNNNNNNNNNNNNNNNNNNNNNNNNNNNNNNNNNNNNNNNNNNNNNNNNNNNNNNNNNNNNNNNNNNNNNNNNNNNNNNNNNNNNNNNNNNNNNNNNNNNNNNNNNNNNNNNNNNNNNNNNNNNNNNNNNNNNNNNNNNNNNNNNNNNNNNNNNNNNNNNNNNNNNNNNNNNNNNNNNNNNNNNNNNNNNNNNNNNNNNNNNNNNNNNNNNNNNNNNNNNNNNNNNNNNNNNNNNNNNNNNNNNNNNNNNNNNNNNNNNNNNNNNNNNNNaaagttattggctccaatggcaggaatggagatgcttcttccatcaaacttggatgttggctttgtgaaatcaccaagcattttccttacattattattattattttcggccatctcttcctcttgttcgaaaatttctgaaaggttgtttctggattgttgtaatttagcttctcttaattttctcttcagagtcctttcaggttccggNNNNNNNNNNNNNNNNNNNNNNNNNNNNNNNNNNNNNNNNNNNNNNNNNNNNNNNNNNNNNNNNNNNNNNNNNNNNNNNNNNNNNNNNNNNNNNNNNNNNNNNNNNNNNNNNNNNNNNNNNNNNNNNNNNNNNNNNNNNNNNNNNNNNNNNNNNNNNNNNNNNNNNNNNNNNNNNNNNNNNNNNNNNNNNNNNNNNNNNNNNNNNNNNNNNNNNNNNNNNNNNNNNNNNNNNNNNNNNNNNNNNNNNNNNNNNNNNNNNNNNNNattttcgaaaataattttgaaaaagaggttagtaattttcgaaaattaaagatattatgggattaaaattaaaatttaaaacaaaaagaatttttgaaaaatagagggagaattttcgaaaattagagagggaagagtagttaggtggttttgaaaaagataagaaacaaacaaaaagttagttagttgattgaaaaagattttgaaatcaaattttgaaaaagataaaatttttgaaaaagataagataaaagataaaaagatatatttgaaaaagattttttNNNNNNNNNNNNNNNNNNNNNNNNNNNNNNNNNNNNNNNNNNNNNNNNNNNNNNNNNNNNNNNNNNNNNNNNNNNNNNNNNNNNNNNNNNNNNNNNNNNNNNNNNNNNNNNNNNNNNNNNNNNNNNNNNNNNNNNNNNNNNNNNNNNNNNNNNNNNNNNNNNNNNNNNNNNNNNNNNNNNNNNNNNNNNNNNNNNNNNNNNNNNNNNNNNNNNNNNNNNNNNNNNNNNNNNNNNNNNNNNNNNNNNNNNNNNNNNNNNNNNNNNNNNNNNNNNNNNNNNNNNNNNNNNNNNNNNNNNNNNNNNNNNNNNNNNNNNNNNNNNNNNNNNNNNNNNNNNNNNNNNNNNNNNNNNNNNNNNNNNNNNNNNNNNNNNNNNNNNNNNNNNNNNNNNNNNNNNNNNNNNNNNNNNNNNNNNNNNNNNNNNNNNNNNNNNNNNNNNNNNNNNNNNNNNNNNNNNNNNNNNNNNNNNNNNNNNNNNNNNNNNNNNNNNNNNNNNNNNNNNNNNNNNNNNNNNNNNNNNNNNNNNNNNNNNNNNNNNNNNNNNNNNNNNNNNNNNNNNNNNNNNNNNNNNNNNNNNNNNNNNNNNNNNNNNNNNNNNNNNNNNNNNNNNNNNNNNNNNNNNNNNNNNNNNNNNNNNNNNNNNNNNNNNNNNNNNNNNNNNNNNNNNNNNNNNNNNNNNNNNNNNNNNNNNNNNNNNNNNNNNNNNNNNNNNNNNNNNNNNNNNNNNNNNNNNNNNNNNNNNNNNNNNNNNNNNNNNNNNNNNNNNNNNNNNNNNNNNNNNNNNNNNNNNNNNNNNNNNNNNNNNNNNNNNNNNNNNNNNNNNNNNNNNNNNNNNNNNNNNNNNNNNNNNNNNNNNNNNNNNNNNNNNNNNNNNNNNNNNNNNNNNNNNNNNNNNNNNNNNNNNNNNNNNNNNNNNNNNNNNNNNNNNNNNNNNNNNNNNNNNNNNNNNNNNNNNNNNNNNNNNNNNNNNNNNNNNNNNNNNNNNNNNNNNNNNNNNNNNNNNNNNNNNNNNNNNNNNNNNNNNNNNNNNNNNNNNNNNNNNNNNNNNNNNNNNNNNNNNNNNNNNNNNNNNNNNNNNNNNNNNNNNNNNNNNNNNNNNNNNNNNNNNNNNNNNNNNNNNNNNNNNNNNNNNNNNNNNNNNNNNNNNNNNNNNNNNNNNNNNNNNNNNNNNNNNNNNNNNNNNNNNNNNNNNNNNNNNNNNNNNNNNNNNNNNNNNNNNNNNNNNNNNNNNNNNNNNNNNNNNNNNNNNNNNNNNNNNNNNNNNNNNNNNNNNNNNNNNNNNNNNNNNNNNNNNNNNNNNNNNNNNNNNNNNNNNNNNNNNNNNNNNNNNNNNNNNNNNNNNNNNNNNNNNNNNNNNNNNNNNNNNNNNNNNNNNNNNNNNNNNNNNNNNNNNNNNNNNNNNNNNNNNNNNNNNNNNNNNNNNNNNNNNNNNNNNNNNNNNNNNNNNNNNNNNNNNNNNNNNNNNNNNNNNNNNNNNNNNNNNNNNNNNNNNNNNNNNNNNNNNNNNNNNNNNNNNNNNNNNNNNNNNNNNNNNNNNNNNNNNNNNNNNNNNNNNNNNNNNNNNNNNNNNNNNNNNNNNNNNNNNNNNNNNNNNNNNNNNNNNNNNttgggtacgaatgaatatcttggaataagaataagagagatttgaataaaagaagatagaatttcattaatacttgaggtacagcagagctccacacccttaatttatggtgtgcagaaactccaccgttgagaatacataagcaaagggttcaggcatggccgaatggccagccctctccatgatcaagtgaccgaatgatccaggacttaaagtggtcaaaagatgtctaatacaatagataaatgtcctatatatactagactagctcctagggttttcatgagtaagtaattgatgcataaatccacttccggggcccacttggtgtatgcttgggctgagcttgatcattccacgagctaaggcatttcttggcgtcaaactttgagttatgacgtgttttgggcgtttaactccggatcatgacgtttttctggcgtttaactccagacagcagcgtgtacttggcgtttaacgccaagttacgtcgtcattcttcgaataaagtatggactattatatattgctggaaagccctggatgtctactttccgacgccgttgagagcgcgccaattggggttctgtagctccagaaaatccatttcgagtgcagggaggtcagaatccaacagcatcagcagtccttttgtcagccttcttcagagttttgctcaattccctcaatttcagtcagaatttacctgaaatcacagaaaaacacacaaactcatagtaaagtccagaaatgtgaatttaacataaaaactaatgaaaacatccctaaaagtagctcaaacttactaaaaactatatgaaaacaatgccaaaaagcgtataaattatccgctcatcaggaatGTAGCACCATCATACAGAAGAAGCTGCCTCAAAAGCTAAAAGACCCAGGAAGTTTTCAAATCCCCTACATCATAGGGGACATCACTATTGAGAAAGCTTTGTTTGATTtgggagctagcataaatcttatgtccctaaccatgatgagaaggatgaagattgagaaagccaagccaacaagaatggcactcTAATTGGCTGACAGAACATTTAAGTTTCCACATGTGGTGGTGGAAGACTTGCTAGTGAAAGTATGAGAATTCATTTTCCCTGCTGATTTTGTTGTGctggacatggaagaagaggccAACACATCAATTATCTtaggaagaccatttctagaTACTGCTAGAGCCATCATTAATGTGCAGAAAGGAGAACTAGTCTTGAGATTGCATGAAGAGAAAATGGTCTTCGACGTCTTTAAAGCAAAGAGTTACCCTAAAGAATCCATAGGAGAATGCATGCTGGTAGACACCACGGAACAGATAGTTCAAGAAGTCATGGAAGAAGAACAATGTGGAGAAAGCATTGAGCTTGAACAAGCACCAGATGGAGAACTACCACAAACAACCATGAGTAACTCAATCATGCCAACTACCACAGATAACAAAGATGTAGAGTCACCAAAACTAGAGCTGAAAGCCTTACCACCCAACTTGAAATATGCATATCTGGGTGCTAACAACACTTACCCAGTAATCATAAATTCAAGTCTgagtaaggaacaagaagaggaacttATCCAAGTGTTGAGGCAACACAAGGATGCCATAGGCTGGACACTTACAGATTTAAAGGGGATTAGTCCTTTAATGTGTATGCATAAAATCTTACATGAAGAGGATGCCAAACCCTcaagacaacaacaaagaaggctAAACCCAACTATGAATGAAGTGGTTCAGAAAGAAGTGTTGAAATTGTGGTAAGCAGGggtgatctaccccatctcagttAGCCCTTGGGTAAGCCCGGTGCAAGTACTCCCAAAGAAAGGAGGGAACATTGTTGTggcaaatgagaagaatgaattgATACCCACAAGGACAGTGACTGGATGGCGCATGTGCATTGACTACCGGAAACTTAATGAAGCCACCTGGAAGGATCACTTTCCCCTACCCTTTATGGACCAGCTGCTTGAAAGATTGGTAGGACATGAGTAttattgcttcctggatggatattcggGCTACAATCAAATTGTTGTAGACACTAAGGATCAAGAAAAACTTCATTTACTTGCCCATATGGTGTCTTTGCTTAtaggagaatgccctttggattgtgcaatgcacctgcaacattcTAACGAtgtatgctctccattttttcagatatgattgagaagttcATAGAAGTATTTATGAACGACTTCTCTGTGTTTGGGAAATCATATTCTAATTGCCTATACCATCTTGCTTTTGTGCTAAAAAGGTGTCAAGAAACCAACCTGGTTTTAAgctgggagaagtgccatttaTGGTGACTAAAGCGGTGGTTCTTGgtcacaagatttcaaaagatggTATAGAAGTAGACAAGCAAAagtggaagtaattgaaaaattacctccaccttgcaatgtcaaagcaatcagaagctttttgggacatgctgggttctataggaggtttatcaaagatttttcaaagattgcaaAACCCATTAGCAACCTACTTGTCTCAAATACTCCATTTGTTTTTGATAGAGAATGCATGGTAGCCTTTGATGAACTCAAAAAGAAACTCTCCTCTACACCTATTATAGCACCACCAAGCTGGGATCTtccctttgaactaatgtgtgatgcatctgatttttCTGTTGGTGTTGTTCTAGGACAGAGAAAAGATAAGCTAGTACAtgttatttactatgctagcaagatccttaatgagaatcaaaggaactataCCACCACATAGAAAGGACTTTTAGCCatagtttttgcttttgataagtttagatcatatctcattggctcaaaagtaattgtgttcactgatcatgcagcactcaaatacttgcttaccaaACAAGAATCTAAGCCCAGACTAATAAGGTGGATCCTGCTGCTCTAAGAATTTGATCTTAAGATTAAAGATAGGAGCGGAGCAGAGAACAAGGTAGTTgaccactgatgagcggataatttatacgctttttggcattatttttatatagtttttagtaagtttaagctacttttagggatgttttcattagtttttatgataaattcacatttctggactttactatgagtttgtgtgtttttctgtgatttcaggtaaattctgactgaaattgagggatttgagcaaaactctgaagaaggctgacaaaaggactgctgatgctgttggattctgacctccctgcactcgaaatggattttctggagctacagaactccaattggcgcgctctcaacggctttggaaagtagacatccagggctttccagaaatatataatagtccatactttatttgaagaatgacgacgtaacttggcgttaaacgccaagtacacgctgctgtctggagtaaaacgccagaaaaacgtcatgatccagagttgaacgcccaaaacacgtcataacccagagttcaactccaagagatgcCCCAGCTCGTGAAttactcaagctcagcccaagcatacaccaagtaggccccggaagtggatttatgcatcaattacttacNNNNNNNNNNNNNNNNNNNNNNNNNNNNNNNNNNNNNNNNNNNNNNNNNNNNNNNNNNNNNNNNNNNNNNNNNNNNNNNNNNNNNNNNNNNNNNNNNNNNNNNNNNNNNNNNNNNNNNNNNNNNNNNNNNNNNNNNNNNNNNNNNNNNNNNNNNNNNNNNNNNNNNNNNNNNNNNNNNNNNNNNNNNNNNNNNNNNNNNNNNNNNNNNNNNNNNNNNNNNNNNNNNNNNNNNNNNNNNNNNNNNNNNNNNNNNNNNNNNNNNNNNNNNNNNNNNNNNNNNNNNNNNNNNNNNNNNNNNNNNNNNNNNNNNNNNNNNNNNNNNNNNNNNNNNNNNNNNNNNNNNNNNNNNNNNNNNNNNNNNNNNNNNNNNNNNNNNNNNNNNNNNNNNNNNNNNNNNNNNNNNNNNNNNNNNNNNNNNNNNNNNNNNNNNNNNNNNNNNNNNNNNNNNNNNNNNNNNNNNNNNNNNNNNNNNNNNNNNNNNNNNNNNNNNNNNNNNNNNNNNNNNNNNNNNNNNNNNNNNNNNNNNNNNNNNNNNNNNNNNNNNNNNNNNNNNNNNNNNNNNNNNNNNNNNNNNNNNNNNNNNNNNNNNNNNNNNNNNNNNNNNNNNNNNNNNNNNNNNNNNNNNNNNNNNNNNNNNNNNNNNNNNNNNNNNNNNNNNNNNNNNNNNNNNNNNNNNNNNNNNNNNNNNNNNNNNNNNNNNNNNNNNNNNNNNNNNNNNNNNNNNNNNNNNNNNNNNNNNNNNNNNNNNNNNNNNNNNNNNNNNNNNNNNNNNNNNNNNNNNNNNNNNNNNNNNNNNNNNNNNNNNNNNNNNNNNNNNNNNNNNNNNNNNNNNNNNNNNNNNNNNNNNNNNNNNNNNNNNNNNNNNNNNNNNNNNNNNNNNNNNNNNNNNNNNNNNNNNNNNNNNNNNNNNNNNNNNNNNNNNNNNNNNNNNNNNNNNNNNNNNNNNNNNNNNNNNNNNNNNNNNNNN
The genomic region above belongs to Arachis duranensis cultivar V14167 chromosome 3, aradu.V14167.gnm2.J7QH, whole genome shotgun sequence and contains:
- the LOC107479213 gene encoding uncharacterized protein LOC107479213 translates to MEEEANTSIILGRPFLDTARAIINVQKGELVLRLHEEKMVFDVFKAKSYPKESIGECMLVDTTEQIVQEVMEEEQCGESIELEQAPDGELPQTTMSNSIMPTTTDNKDVESPKLELKALPPNLKYAYLGANNTYPVIINSSLSKEQEEELIQVLRQHKDAIGWTLTDLKGISPLMWVIYPISVSPWVSPVQVLPKKGGNIVVANEKNELIPTRTVTGWRMCIDYRKLNEATWKDHFPLPFMDQLLERLVGHEYYCFLDGYSGYNQIVVDTKDQEKLHLLAHMVSLLIGECPLDCAMHLQHSNDVSRNQPGFKLGEVPFMVTKAVVLGHKISKDGIEVDKQKWK